CATGTATAATTCATCAACAAGCACAAAGAACTCTTTGTTGACATGGAATACAGAACGTCTATGGGTTAGAGATGAATTTTCGTATGGTTCATTCTCTGTAACTATGTAATTTGTATTGTCTTGTGTTCCTTTATGGACATAATGACCTTCCATCTTATTGATATTTGTGGTCGTAATCGTCATTGTATTATGCCAGAAACTTTGGCTATATTTATCTCTGGCGGGATCACCACTATATGCATATACACCTGCATCAGGGAAGAAGTTACGTCCTTTATGGAATAAGCTGAATGTATTATTATCCGCTTGACAATGCCATTTCTTTTTAGGATTATAGTTGTTCTTTAAGATGAACATGGACACCTTACTAGGGTCTTGATCCCATCCATTACGTAGCATGTAATAACCGGAATATTCGTATGCTTTTAATGTATAAGTTGGTTTTTTACCTTCTTTACCTTGGGTAGCCATCCATTTCATACCTTCGTTGTCCGGAAACATCTGTGCATAGCGTGTGAAATTCTTTATCAACATACTCTTTTGCATACGTCCTGAACGAGTATCGTTAAAATTTTCTACAGAGTAGTTCGGATAAACTAAGTCCATCACAAATTCTGTTGCTTTACGTAAGGACGGCATATAATCGGCTGAAAAATAATGTGCTTTATTATTCTCCTTTGCCACTTCGTAGGCGTTATAGAAGTCTGAAATAGCACCTACATGATAACTCGGGTCAAGCTCATTTTGTATACCGTCGGGATTGAACTGTTCTTTTATTTGTTCATTTAATTTGCGGGTACCTTCTTCCACCCATTCTTCTGCTTTCTTTAGTTCCGGGAATAAAACACCAGCTAAAGTAAGTGAATATAACTGTGTTACTAATATATTACCTTCCGGTTTATAGAGTTTGCGGATGCTCTCCACCTGATCTACATACTGAGTGAGAAAGATGGATAACCATTCAGGAGTGAAATTGGCAGAATGTATATAATAGGTCATTAAATCAGCTTGTGAGCTAACTCGCTCTGCGATTTGTAATCCGGACCATGGAAAATATTCATCCTTAATAACTTCCGGACATGGATAATTTTTCATCCAGTCGGTGAAAACTTCTTTCCAAGACAATATGTATTTCTCGTCTTTAGTCATGTAATAAGCTTTAGCTTGAGGTATCATCCACTGATGACGATGACGCTGATATTTGAACTCATTATCTGTTATGCCGTCAACCTTTAAGTTCCAATTTATTGTTCCATCACTATTTTTGAAAGAATAGTAAGTATCTTTTGACTCGTCTCTAACTCCATCGGTTTCTCCCCTAGTTTCAGGGAAGTTCCTTACATAAAAACGATAGTCCAGAGCTTGATTTGCAATGTTTAGTTCCACTGCTGATGCTGTAGTTCCTAAAAGAGTTACATTCGGGTTTACTACATCTGTACGCATACGATAATAATCTAGTAATGCATTAGCAGCCAATTGATAGTTTCCTGCTTCATAGTACTGTTTTACTTTTTCTAGACCTTTATAATCCAGATTGATGACCTCAAATAGTTTTTTGTCAATTCCTTCACCTTCGTCGGGAAGAATCGTTTCTTTGTCGTTGTTGGGTTCTCCAATGATTAATTCATCTTTGTCGTCTGTGCAATTAGACAAAAAGAACATTGCGAATAAACAAATAAAGATGTTCTTCATACTTTATTAGGTTTTAATTATTAAAAGTTATATTTTACTGTTTGCAAATGTAATCTGTTTATTTAGAAATGCTAATCCATCTTGTTCACACTTTGTTCAAAAAATGATTTTTTGATATTAATATTGTTGAATCATATATTAATAATGTTTAGAAAAACGGTTTTTAGGCTGATATTAAGCTTTTTATACATCATAATGTAACCTTCATCCTATTACTAATTCATTTTGATACAGGAAGGAAACGGTACGGAGACGAACTGAACGCTAGTTGTCAATAATCAATAAGAGATAAGCTGTCTTAATACTGTGTTTAGTTTCTTACTCTTCTATAAATAATAATTAGCTCTACATTCTAGTTTGCGTTCCACTTAAGTCGAACGATAGAACCACTTAAGTTGAACTATCGCCCCACTTAAGTGGAACGCAAATTTATTAGGGAACTAAGAAAATAATAGCTCCAAGAAGAATTATTAAAAAGACTATTGCGCTAGATTAATCCTTGTAACTATGAATTTAGCTCAAAACCCTACTGAAAAAAAGAAAAGTACTGTCTTATACATTGGGGTTGTTTATCCTTTTGCTTTCTTAATATACTCCGTAGGCAAACATCCGAAATACTTTTTGAAACTCGTAGCAAAGTAAGACGGCGTATTAAATCCTACCATTGTGCTGACCTCTGCTATTGTATAGCGGCCATCCTTCAGTAATTTTGCCGCTTCATTGAAACGAATCTTGCGTATAAAGTCGATAGTCGATTCACCTGTGATGGCTTTCAATTTGAGATGCAGATTAGAACGGCTCATATTCATTTCTCTGGCGAACTCGTCGGTAGAGAATTCAATATTATCCATATTCTTTTCAACGATGGCTACGGCACGTTTCAACAAAGCTTCGTCCATGGCGTTGAACGTAATCTTTTCCGGTTCTACTTCCAGAGATTTGGAATATCGTTCAAGCATACGCCTGCGGGTACGCATCATGTTCTGTATCTTCGTAGTCAGGATAGCCAGCGAGAACGGTTTCGGGATATAATCATCTGCGCCCATTTGCAAGCCTTCCATCTGATCTTTGGTTTCGCTTTTGGCAGACAGGATGATCACAGGAATGTGACAGGTACGGATATTCTGTTTCACATTCTTGCACAGCTTGATTCCATCCATCACAGGCATCATGACATCAGTCACAATAATGTCCACTTCATTCTCTTTCAACTTTTCCAGGGCTTCTTCACCATTTCCGGCTTCCAGTGTATTGAAAAGTTCGGCAAGTCCGCTACTTAGGTAATGGCGGATTTCATTATTATCTTCTACGATAAGAATCGTACCACGTTTCTTGTCACCGGTTTCGATCGTTTCGTTTTCTACCTTTTCCGTATCAATGAAATACATTTCTTTCGAGTTGGTAGAATAAACCTGCTCTTCCTCATTTTTAGCGTCATTAGAAGCTAATTCGGAAGGTTTGTAGATGTTTATATCCTGTGGCAGATAAACAGAGAAAGTACTGCCTTTGCCTTCTTCACTGTCTAACTCAATATGTCCGTGATGCAGTTCCACCAAACGCTGTACCAATGACAGCCCGATGCCGCTTCCTACGTGCTCACTCTCTATCTGATAGAAACGTTCGAATATTTTTCCCTGCTTGTTGATAGGAATGCCAATGCCTGTATCACTAACTTGCAGCACCAGCCAGTTGTTTTCCTCTTTCAGCGTAACAGTAATGCTTTGCCCACTTTCTGTATATTTGAAAGCATTTGAAAGCAGGTTGTTAACGATCAGTTCCAGATAATTCGGATCGAAAAGTTCCTCTTTCTCTTCCAGCTCGGAGTGGAGAGTATAAGTAATCTTTTTGTGGCGTGCCAGTTTATCGTAGAACAAGAAATTATCCTGTATCAGTTGGTGCGCATTCTCTTTCTTTACTTTCAGCTCGAAAACCCCCAATTCGGCACGGCGATAATCCATCAATTGGTTGACAAGATGTAATAGACGATTGGCGTTGCGCTGGATATATTCCAGCTGGTTACGAGTCCAGCGATCACTAATCTTATTGATTATTTCTTGTAAAGGAGCTAAGATGAGAGTTAACGGCGTGCGAAGTTCAT
The Bacteroides luhongzhouii DNA segment above includes these coding regions:
- the hepC gene encoding heparin-sulfate lyase HepC; its protein translation is MKNIFICLFAMFFLSNCTDDKDELIIGEPNNDKETILPDEGEGIDKKLFEVINLDYKGLEKVKQYYEAGNYQLAANALLDYYRMRTDVVNPNVTLLGTTASAVELNIANQALDYRFYVRNFPETRGETDGVRDESKDTYYSFKNSDGTINWNLKVDGITDNEFKYQRHRHQWMIPQAKAYYMTKDEKYILSWKEVFTDWMKNYPCPEVIKDEYFPWSGLQIAERVSSQADLMTYYIHSANFTPEWLSIFLTQYVDQVESIRKLYKPEGNILVTQLYSLTLAGVLFPELKKAEEWVEEGTRKLNEQIKEQFNPDGIQNELDPSYHVGAISDFYNAYEVAKENNKAHYFSADYMPSLRKATEFVMDLVYPNYSVENFNDTRSGRMQKSMLIKNFTRYAQMFPDNEGMKWMATQGKEGKKPTYTLKAYEYSGYYMLRNGWDQDPSKVSMFILKNNYNPKKKWHCQADNNTFSLFHKGRNFFPDAGVYAYSGDPARDKYSQSFWHNTMTITTTNINKMEGHYVHKGTQDNTNYIVTENEPYENSSLTHRRSVFHVNKEFFVLVDELYMKNPEEAYNTGKYNLNFNLCAPENEITFDNSNSKAAHGIHTNYSDNNNIVIYTSSEDYDSSATFKSNVSNDHGVVNIENRLGYKISLRKNKDRETIRAITVIYPTSNPTGTTINAEFTDGGYTGKAVAIKVTVNGTPYELSYTIPENNN